The following proteins come from a genomic window of Carassius carassius chromosome 10, fCarCar2.1, whole genome shotgun sequence:
- the LOC132151466 gene encoding LOW QUALITY PROTEIN: tumor necrosis factor ligand superfamily member 11-like (The sequence of the model RefSeq protein was modified relative to this genomic sequence to represent the inferred CDS: inserted 2 bases in 1 codon) → MDAWNVRVLAAVTVIGFIQFVSTVTLLLHFTGHITQIDSVTALKNHSEAVVKESLLSERFTDDAEKNRRQSSPAAHLPIKPSRHTPRDVHATVLHWNPDQGHLSHLGYRHGRILVQKLGLYYIYAKTCFRHYESLETDAGXPGSSLTAVQLIQYIHQERFSRSAASNSSVLMKTGSTRMWRRGGYHMCCQQQGGVFSLRPGDALYVSVSNSWMLDPEAEGSFFGAFRINK, encoded by the exons ATGGACGCGTGGAACGTGCGCGTGCTCGCGGCAGTGACAGTGATCGGATTCATTCAGTTCGTGTCCACTGTGACTCTCCTGCTGCACTTCACTGGACACATCACTCAG ATAGATTCAGTCACAGCGCTGAAGAACCACTCTGAG GCGGTGGTTAAAGAGTCTCTCCTGAGTGAGAGATTCACAGATGACGCAGAGAAGAACCGCAGACAGTCGTCACCAGCAGCTCACCTGCCCATCAAACCATCCAGACACACGCCAA GAGATGTTCATGCCACGGTCCTCCATTGGAACCCTGACCAGGGTCATCTCTCGCACTTGGGTTATCGCCACGGACGGATTCTTGTCCAGAAACTGGGGTTGTACTACATATACGCCAAAACCTGTTTCCGTCACTATGAGAGCCTGGAGACGGACGCTGG TCCTGGTTCTTCTCTCACTGCTGTGCAGCTCATCCAGTACATTCATCAGGAGCGCTTCTCTCGGAGCGCGGCGTCCAACTCGTCGGTGCTGATGAAGACGGGCAGCACACGCATGTGGAGGAGAGGAGGCTATCACATGTGCTGTCAGCAGCAGGGCGGCGTGTTCTCACTGCGGCCCGGAGACGCTCTGTACGTCAGCGTGTCCAACTCCTGGATGCTGGACCCCGAGGCTGAAGGAAGCTTCTTTGGGGCTTTCAGGATCAACAAATGA
- the LOC132151203 gene encoding coiled-coil domain-containing protein 122, whose protein sequence is MDNHRQKDFPLNDALHELLQQGATRASQLRDAQREHDTLQASLLQLDRSCESVCSQVKLKEKMLTALQCDVEQLQRSVLRLDAQIHSVLLENLELRNCTEEHQERRRSQQTEFSSHRSRMRDHRTAVCLQDSRAHLHQELQQKQQEASGLRHTLDELKTDLLKPDASAVRQTQKDIDLLQASIHAARQIVLERKAHLENEQRTQTQLRREIEIQERRCEAILKRLRSQLKKAQSGHRQLRSDITHLQTQLDELRGQLDAS, encoded by the exons ATGGACAATCACAG ACAGAAGGATTTTCCTCTGAATGACGCGCTACACGAGCTTCTGCAGCAGGGGGCGACGCGCGCGAGTCAGCTGAGGGATGCGCAGCGCGAGCACGACACATTGCAG GCATCTCTTCTGCAGCTGGACCGGAGCTGTGAGTCTGTGTGCTCTCAGGTGAAGCTGAAGGAGAAGATGCTCACTGCTCTTCAGTGTGATGTGGAGCAGCTTCAGCGCAGCGTCCTCCGTCTGGACGCACAGATCCACAGCGTCCTGCTGGAGAACCTGGAGCTCAGAAACTGTACGGAGGAGCATCAGGAGCGCCGGCGCTCACAGCAGACAGAGTTCAGCTCGCACCGCAGCCGTATGAGAGACCACAGGACGGCCGTATGTCTGCAGGACAGTCGAGCACATCTCCATCAGGAGCTCCAgcagaagcagcaggaggcgTCTGGACTGAGACACACGCTGGACGAGCTGAAGACAGACCTCCTGAAACCAGACGCTAGTGCTGTCCGTCAGACGCAG AAGGACATCGACCTTCTTCAGGCCAGTATCCATGCAGCCAGACAGATTGTGCTGGAGAGAAAAGCTCATCTGGAGAACGAACAGCGAACACAGACACAGCTGAGGAGAGAGATCGAG ATTCAGGAGCGCAGATGTGAGGCCATCCTGAAGCGGCTGCGCAGTCAGCTGAAGAAAGCTCAGTCTGGACACCGTCAGCTGCGCAGTGACATCACACACCTGCAGACGCAGCTGGACGAGCTCAGGGGTCAGCTGGATGCCTCGTAA